The Budorcas taxicolor isolate Tak-1 chromosome 18, Takin1.1, whole genome shotgun sequence genome window below encodes:
- the LOC128063535 gene encoding vomeronasal type-1 receptor 4-like → MASIDLTIGVIFLMQMVVGILGNFSLLCHHIILHFTGSRLRSTDLILNHLIVANSLVLLCKGVPQTMAVFGWKHIRSDFGCKLLFFLHRVGRGVSIGSICLLSVFQVVTISPWSSRCAALKVKTPKHIVPSVFLYWILQMLVNFIFPLHINGKWNDKNNANKKDFGYCSIHPDKIQQSLSAALLSLPDVLCLGLMLWASSFMVFSLYRHKHRVQHIRRTHSPTKFSPETRTTKTILLLVSTFVYFYNLSSIFQLMMARFDYPSWFLVNITVILALYVPTVTPFLLMSCDYNVHRLYFAWIRNTKSPTIMRNV, encoded by the coding sequence ATGGCCAGTATTGATTTAACAATAGGCGTTATCTTCTTAATGCAGATGGTGGTTGGAATCTTGGGGAATTTCTCACTCCTTTGCCATCATATCATCCTTCACTTCACTGGCTCCAGGTTAAGGTCCACGGAtctgattcttaaccacctgaTTGTGGCCAACTCCTTGGTCCTCCTCTGTAAAGGGGTCCCCCAGACAATGGCAGTGTTTGGATGGAAGCatatccgcagtgattttggctgcaaacttctcttctttttgcacagagtggggaggggagtgtCCATCGGTAGCATCTGCCTCTTGAGTGTCTTTCAGGTGGTCACGATCAGTCCATGGAGCTCCAGGTGTGCAGCGCTGAAAGTTAAAACTCCTAAGCACATCGTTCCCTCTGTTTTCCTGTATTGGATCCTGCAAATGCTGGtaaatttcatttttcctctaCATATAAATGGCAAATGGAATGACAAAAACAACGCAAACAAGAAGGATTTTGGATACTGTTCTATTCATCCTGACAAAATCCAACAGTCATTGTCTGCAGCACTGCTATCACTCCCTGATGTTCTATGTTTGGGGCTCATGCTCTGGGCCAGCAGCTTCATGGTTTTCAGCCTGTACAGACATAAGCATCGTGTCCAACACATTCGTAGGACCCATAGCCCCACCAAATTCTCCCCTGAGACCAGAACTACCAAAACCATCCTTCTCCTGGTGAGcacttttgtctatttttataatCTTTCCTCCATTTTTCAACTCATGATGGCTCGTTTTGATTATCCCAGCTGGTTCCTTGTGAACATCACGGTAATCTTGGCTTTGTATGTCCCAACTGTCACTCCCTTTCTGCTCATGAGCTGTGACTATAATGTACACAGGCTCTATTTTGCCTGGATAAGGAATacaaagtcccctactattatgaGAAATGTGTGA